One Pongo pygmaeus isolate AG05252 chromosome 10, NHGRI_mPonPyg2-v2.0_pri, whole genome shotgun sequence genomic window carries:
- the CLEC2B gene encoding C-type lectin domain family 2 member B: protein MMTKHKKCFIICGILIITNIITVIVKLPRDSQSLCPYDWIGFQNKCYYFSKEEGDWNSSKYNCSTQHADLTIIDNIEEMNFLRRYKCSSDHWIGLKMAKNRTGQWVDGATFTKSFGMRGSEGCAYLSDDGAATARCYTERKWICRKKIH from the exons atGATGACCAAACATaaaaagtgttttataatttgtggtattttaataataactaatattattACTGTAATAG TTAAGCTACCTCGAGATTCTCAGAGTTTATGCCCATATGATTGGATTGGTTTCCAAAACAAATGCtattatttctctaaagaagaagGAGATTGGAATTCAAGTAAATACAACTGTTCCACTCAACATGCTGACCTAACTATAATTGACAACATAGAAGAAATG AATTTTCTTAGGCGATACAAATGCAGTTCTGATCACTGGATTGGACTGAAGATGGCAAAAAATCGAACAGGACAATGGGTAGATGGAGCTACATTTACCAAATc GTTTGGTATGAGAGGGAGTGAAGGATGTGCCTACCTCAGTGATGATGGTGCAGCAACAGCTAGATGttacacagaaagaaaatggatttgcaggaaaaaaatacaCTAA